From Anomalospiza imberbis isolate Cuckoo-Finch-1a 21T00152 chromosome 14, ASM3175350v1, whole genome shotgun sequence, a single genomic window includes:
- the CENPI gene encoding LOW QUALITY PROTEIN: centromere protein I (The sequence of the model RefSeq protein was modified relative to this genomic sequence to represent the inferred CDS: substituted 1 base at 1 genomic stop codon), which produces MQRRRTSRTPKQPLQAHHKSQTDLSAWRKGGGNDSEKSLQNPQSADDQKYDSQEESLEQALSYFEKVQDSAALKTKSVLQKHLDAVESTALKQGLPPEGIEILLNVVLSGKFADTVNTRLLKSLIPASVVPENSVVAAVSWLCVSKCSDNIQLLFLKWLITMFDFIDHKEQLHALYGFFFFFLQYEKMCPYVCHLLYLLTRKEHVKPFRIRILLELQAKMGMQSPLQALLSLYKLFCPEQVTITLPGKTKTYFKNSEGPWKAVITAVRQRNKGTSPLTQAVFLGTAQPQSRKRKWNAQLVIPASSAHTNHLEEDREKKCFYLYSKNESFPVEQLHTFPQLLQNIHCLEFPSQMGSVLTNPLLLHYMNCVKDESIYLRLYYWMGQMLQEECTWCVVDNPHEEEFKSFLETVYKAECFLQEGFSACEEFLYKTLPLWDGFCCRSEVLRLVSWIPLSSFSDIKSHLYDPLAQLFFTSSLYFKCSVLESLKELLQNWLNCNAIQVDSESSSXVCLERMQAMNTTLSGLVNVVAELVHFVGRISTVGLRLENNSTLLLYFILDFYRTVCDIYLEYNLPLLIMPPAGIFYPALLSMDSVNLNQLCYIMYRYRTNLVAAKQNELCKKKILQFKFSNQTYQEYNQYIIAMVGCLWTSSAFQKDTHPQGLCMDDELLSKTAVKEIKNSFNIVYHPALMGYSVQFLQQICPDDTTFNFKLIKGKKWDWYLEYLYAQGLKGLKAFIESSISRVSRGSCSKAENAEA; this is translated from the exons ATGCAGCGAAGGCGGACTTCCAGGACCCCAAAGCAGCCTCTGCAGGCTCACCATAAAAGCCAAACTGATCTCTCTGCCTGGCGTAAAGGAGGGGGAAATGACTCTGAAAAAAGTCTGCAGAATCCTCAATCTGCTGATGATCAGAAATATGATAGCCAGGAAGAGTCTCTAGAGCAAGCTTTGAGCTACTTTGAGAAAG TTCAAGACTCTGCTGCACTGAAGACGAAGAGTGTTCTGCAGAAACACCTGGATGCTGTGGAAAGCACTGCCCTGAAACAAGGGCTGCCCCCTGAAGGGATTGAAATACTGCTGAACGTAGTGCTCAGTGGCAAATTTG CTGATACAGTGAACACTCGTTTATTGAAGAGCCTGATTCCTGCCTCAGTGGTACCAGAAAATTCTGTGGTTGCAGCTGTGTCTTGGCTCTGTGTCAGCAAATGCTCAGACAACATCCAG ctgctgtttttaAAGTGGCTGATCACCATGTTTGACTTCATTGATCACAAGGAACAACTTCATGCCCTCTAtggtttcttcttcttcttcctgcaATATGAGAAGATG TGCCCCTACGTCTGCCACCTGCTCTACCTGCTGACCAGGAAAGAACATG TCAAGCCTTTTCGGATTAGGATACTGCTTGAACTCCAAGCAAAAATG GGAATGCAGTCTCCTCTGCAAGCTCTGCTATCACTTTACAAACTTTTCTGCCCAGAACAGGTGACCATAACCCTCCCTGGGAAAACGAAG ACTTACTTCAAGAATTCAGAGGGCCCATGGAAAGCAGTAATCACTGCAGTAAGGCAAAGAAACAAGGGAACCTCTCCCCTGACCCAGGCAGTGTTTTTAGGCACAGCTCAGCCTCAGTCACGAAAAAGG AAATGGAACGCCCAGTTGGTTATACCTGCCAGCAGTGCACACACAAATCATTTAGAAGAGGACAGGGAAAAGAAGTGTTTTTATTTGTACAGTAAAAACGAGTCTTTTCCAGTGGAGCAGCTGCACACCTTCCCTCAGCTCCTACAAAATATCCACTGTCTAGAG TTTCCTTCCCAGATGGGTTCAGTACTAACAAACCCCTTATTGCTTCACTACATGAATTGTGTGAAAGATGAATCTATTTACCTGAGGCTGTACTATTGGATGGGCCAGATGCTCCAGGAAG AGTGCACCTGGTGTGTGGTTGATAACCCACATGAAGAAGAATTCAAGAGCTTCCTGGAAACTGTCTACAAGGCAGAATGCTTCTTGCAG GAGGGGTTTTCTGCCTGCGAAGAGTTCCTGTATAAGACCCTTCCTCTCTGGGATGGCTTCTGCTGCCGCTCAGAAGTCCTCAGACTCGTGAGTTGGATCCCCCTCAGCAGTTTCTCTG ACATTAAGTCACATCTCTATgatcccctggcacagctctttTTCACATCATCTCTTTACTTTAAG TGCAGTGTTCTTGAGAGCCTGAAAGAGCTGTTGCAGAACTGGTTAAATTGCAATGCGATTCAAGTGGATTCGGAGTCTTCTTCGTAAGTTTGTCTTGAAAGAATGCAAGCCAT GAACACCACCCTCTCTGGACTAGTGAACGTGGTGGCTGAACTGGTTCACTTTGTGGGACGGATCTCTACTGTAGGGCTGCGTTTGGAAAACAATTCCACGCTCTTGCTCTACTTCATCCTGGATTTCTACAGGACT GTGTGTGACATATACCTGGAGTACAACCTGCCTCTGCTGATAATGCCTCCTGCTGGGATTTTCtacccagcactgctcagcatgGATTCTGTCAACCTGAATCAGCTCTGCTACATTATGTACAG gtatcGAACCAACTTAGTGGCTGCAAAACAAAATGAGCTGTGTAAAAAG aaAATACTGCAGTTCAAGTTCAGTAACCAGACATACCAAGAGTACAACCAGTACATAATAGCTATGGTGGGCTGTCTGTGGACATCCAGTGCGTTCCAGAAGGATACTCATCCTCAAGGTCTTTGCATGGATGATGAACTGTTGAGTAAAACTGCagtgaaggaaataaaaaacagcTTTAACATCGTCTATCATCCAGCCCTGATGGGCTACTCTGTTCAATTCCTGCAGCAG ATTTGTCCTGATGATACCACCTTCAACTTCAAATTAATTAAG GGGAAGAAGTGGGACTGGTATCTGGAATATCTCTATGCCCAAGGTTTGAAGGGGCTGAAGGCCTTTATTGAGAGCAGCATCAGTCGGGTTTCCCGGGGCTCTTGCAGCAAAGCGGAGAATGCGGAAGCGTGA